DNA sequence from the Desulfomicrobium escambiense DSM 10707 genome:
AGGGGTCGCGGCCGTAGCGCAGCTCGCGGACCGAAAAGAAGTCGGGCAGCTTGGACATCTAGCTCTCCCTCACGAATCCTTTGGATTTGAGTTTGTGGGCGTAGTGGGAATGCAAGGGGCGGATCAGGTTGAGCGGCTTCTCTGCCCTGGAGGCGATGACGTTGTCGCCGGGCGCAAGCACCACGCCAGTCTGGCCGTCCTGGGTCAGGTAGACGTCGACGTCGGCGTCGCGGACCAGGACGCGCAGGTCCTTCTCGAAAGGCATGACCATGGGGCGGAACGCGTGCAGGAAGGGGCAGATGGGTGTCAGAGCGAAGACGTTGAGCTCCGGATAGATGAGGGGGCCGCCGGCGGATATGGAGTAGCCCGACGAGCCGGTGGGCGTGGACACGATCATGCCGTCGGCCCGGACGGTGCCGAGGTGGTCGTTGCCGTACCACATGTCCAGGCGGATCATGCGCGCCAGGCTCCCGCAGCTGATGACCAGGTCGTTGATGGCGTACCCCTTGTAAAACTCCTGGCCCCGCCGCACGACGTGGAAGCTTATCACCAGGCGCAGGGACATGTCGTACTCCCCACGCAGGATGGCCGTCAGGGAATCGCGCCAGTCCGTCGGCGACATCTCCGACAGGAAGCCGACCGTGCCCAGGTTCAGCCCCAGGATGGGAATGCTCAGGTCCTGGACGGCCCGGGCCACGGCCAGGAGGGTGCCGTCGCCGCCCAGGGTCAGGATCATTTCCGCGCCGGCCCAGGTTTCGGCCGGGGGCGCCGCTTCGCGCGACGTCTCGACGATGCGCGCCGAGCGGCCCTCGTGGAAGAGCCAGTCCCGGATCTGCCCGGCCATGCCGTGGGCCAGTTCGTTTCCGCTGCTGTGGACGATGACGATTTTGGTGATGATTTTGCCCATTTGCGGGACTGTATGCAAAAGGCGACGGGTGTTCAAGGAAAGCCTGTCCAAGCTGAACGGCGTCGTCCCGCCTGAAATCAAAGAGAATTTTTTGTTCCTGATTTTTGTGAATTTTCCTAAAGTTCTCGCGACGACAACCGATAGGGAGAAGTAAGAGGTATAGCCCGTGACAGTGAATCCCTTCCTCGTCAAAAACGTGGTGCGGACCTATGACCAGCACCAAGACACCGGCCGACGCATCGCCAGGTTCAAGAAGTACATGGACCGCGCCGGACAGGGGGATTCCGTTTCCATTTCCAAGGAAGCCAAGCGCCGCCAGCTCGTGGAGAAGGTCGCCCGGGAGATCGTGGACAACCTCATCGGCTCGGACAGCACCAACCCGGTGGTCCGGGACATCAAGCAGCAGCTCATGAGCGAGTTCGGTGGGGACATGGTCTTCAGGTACCCTGCGGACGGGAGCGGGCTTCAGGTACTGAAGAAGACGGAACAAGGCGTCAGCGAATTGACCAACGGCCAGAAGGATGTTTTCATGCGCCGGCTGTGGGAGATCGCCCTGAGCAGGGTCAACGAGACGATGCTCTGATATTTTTCATGCACGGGCGGGAAACCGCCGATGCGGCCGGCGCTGCCGGCGCAGCCGGGACACCCGGAGGGAGTGGAACATGACCATCAACACCATCACCACCAAGGTCAGCGGATACGAATCGCACCGCCTGGAGCAGCTGGAGCAGAAGCACCAGGAAGCCCAGAAGGCGGCCGCAAACCAGGAAGGCGCCAACGACCGCATCTCCATCTCCGAGGAGGGGCGCCTCAAGGCCGCGGCCTTCAAGACGGCGCAGGAAAGCGACGGGGTGCGCGCCGACAAGGTCTCGGACATCAAGGCCAGGATCGAGGCCGGCGAATACAAGCCCGAAGGCAAGGACATCGCGGCCAGCCTTGTGCGGCAGGAACTCGACGTCTGGGGATAGACCCGCGTCGGCAGAGGGAATGAAGAAGCCCGACCGGTCCGCCGGTCGGGCTTTTCTAGTTTCTTATGAGTTGGCCAGGCGCCTGTCCCCTCCGTCCAAGTCCCGCAGCAGCACGCGCGAGGGATAGGGAAGATCCGTCTGCGGGGACTGCAGGCCCAGACGTTCCTGGACGTTGACGCAGATGGGCCCCGTCAGGTTGAGGGTGCAGCCTTCTGGGTCTCCCTTGGGCACCGTGACGCTGACCAGGATGAACAGGTCGCTCACGCTCCGGATGCGGAGGATGCGCTCCTCCACCGAGGCCAGGCGTATCTCGTAGCCGGGCAGGAAGGAGAACGGGTCGGCCAGCATCATGCCCATGCCGGGCATCTCCATGCTCTGCAGGAAGTGGAACGGCGAGCCGGGCTTGAACTCGACCAGTGCGAACTCCCGCAGGGACTCAAAGCCGATGAGGCCCCGCGGAAAACGGATGGTCTTGTCCAGGGACACCGTGATGGACCCGATGCGGGTGTTTATCGTCTGTCTGTGCTTGTCCATAGTGCTGCCGCCATCATCAGGTCGTGGTTGTCGAGTTCAAGGGCCGAGGCGTTCTGGTTTTGCACCTTCTGGTACAACTCCTCACGATACACGGGCATGTGTTCGGGCACGTCGAGGCCGATCTTGATCTGCTGCCCCTTGATGCTCAGGATCGTGATCTTGATGTCGTCGCCCAGATGCACGCTTTCACCTGGCCGACGCGAGAGTATGAGCATAAACCCTTCCTAGAGGTAGTTGACCAGGCTCATCTTCATGATCATGGACGAGGATTTGAGGACTGTCTCATAGGACAGCTGCTGGTTGGCCAATTCCGTCAGGAGCGAGGCCAGGTCGACATCCTCGATGTTGCTCATGCGCTCGGTCTCGTTGAGCCCCAGACCCGAGAGCACCGTGTCGGCGACCTCGAGCCTGTTTTCCCGGGCGCCCACGGAAGCCAGCTGGGTGGTGAAATGTTCCTGGGAGGTCTTGAGGCTGTTGAGCGCTTCGGCGCAGCCTTGCTGGTCGTTGTTCTCCAGGGCCGCCACGAGCTTGCCCACGGCGACGAAGATGTTCTTCTCCCCGGCCGAATCGCCGAAGGCGGGCTGGGAGCCGTGCTCGTAGTAGCCGCCGAAGACCTCGGAGCCGATGTTGTTGAGCTGCACGTACTGGCCCGCCGAAATCTCGACCTCGTGGGCCGCGGTCTGGGGGTGGATGACGAACTGGTCCCCCGCCTCCAGGCCGAACTCGCTGCCTCGCCCCGAAAGCACGAGCTTGCCGCCCGGCACGAGAAGTTCGACCGGCTTGACCGGATCGCCGGGATTTGGGGGCGTACTATTGGATACGGAATGCCCCGATAACCAAGTCCCCCCCCCGTCGGTGCTGTAGGAGTAGTTTATCGTCCCGCCTGTGCCGATAGTAATGGTATTTTCCATGCGCACCATTACGTCGCCATCGAAAAGACCACGCCCTTCGGCGTTGAGCGCAGAGCCCATCTTCACCACGCCCGTGGAACCGGACTTCACCGTGAATTCAGCTCCGACAAGATTCGTTCCTGACAGGCGTACCGCGCCGTAAGGCGTTTCCAGCAGCAAAGGCCTGGAATCCGGCATCGTCGTTGTCCAAGTCTCTGGAGAGCCGTTGACCTGGGCCGAAACGGTAATCGCCAAGTCCGTCCCCGACGCCGCGACGACGACATCAACATCCCGCTCGAACCCACCAAGAGGCTCGGCCACAACGTCGAGGCCGCCTGCTGTATACTTCACCGCAGACTGGGACTCGTGATCCCCCTTGTACACGGCCGTGGGCGCGACGGTCAGCCAGGAACCGGTTGTCCGGTTGGTGTTGGTCTCGGGCGAAAGGTCGAGGACCCTGCCCTTGGGCAGTTGGAGGCTGACGCCGCCCATGTCCAGGACGCCGCCTGTCCCCACCGAGCCCGTAGTCCAGGTCTTTCCGCCGTCGCTGGAGTAGCGGCAGGGAATGGCAGCGTCGCCCACCGTAGCCGTGTCGCCTTCGTTGCCGATGAACTGCACGACGATGCTGCGGCTTGCGGCGCCCGAGGCCAGCCCCAGGCTCTTGCCGTCCTCGTCGTAGACCATGAGCCCTTCCTCGAAGGCGTTCTGCTCGAACTTCTGGCCACCGAAGATGGACTTGCCCTCGTAGCGGGTGTTGCCCAGGTTGACGAGTTGGCTGAAGAGCTGGCGGACCTCGTAGGCCGTGGCTTCGCGGTCCGAGGCCGTCATGGTGCCCGTGGACCCCTGCTCGGCCAGGCCCTTGAGCTTAGTCAGGATGGCGCTGGACTGGAGCATGGACTCGTCGGCCAGGTTCAGCCAGCCCGTGGCCGTGTCGATGTTGGCGCGGTACTGGTTGATGGCCGACAGGGAGCTGCGGTAGTCGAGGACCCTGGCCGTGCCGACGGGATCGTCGGAAGGCTTGTTGATGCGCTTCTGGCTGGAGGCCTGCATGTTCAGTTCCATCAGGCGGGACTGGGTGTTCTGCAGGTTGAAGAGAAAACTGCTGTACTGGTTGCGAAGGGATACGCGCATTGCCGGCCTCCTACTGCTTGAGCCCGAGCAGAACCTGCAGCATGGATTCCGCCGTGGTGATCAGCTTCGCGGCCGCCGTGTAGGCGTGCTGGAACTTGATCAGGTTGGTCATTTCCTCGTCCAGGTTCACGCCTGAAACGGATTCCTGGCGGGACAGAAGGTCCGTGGCCAGGGCCTCGTTGTACTCGTAGTTGAATTTGGCGCTCTGGGTGTCGGAGCCGGCCTTGGCCACGATGGTGGAATAATATTCCCCCAGTGTCTGCTGCGTGGTGCCTTCGGACTGGGTACGCGTCGACACGGAGGCGGACTGCAGCGCGGCGATGGCCTTGGCCGTGGTGTTGTCGCCCTCGTTCATCTCGCCGGCGCCGTTGACATGTCCGGTGTTGATGTAGGCGATGTTGCCGAGGATGGTCGAGTTGATTGCCAAATCGCCCGCGTTTGCGCCCTCGAAAAAGGTGTTGATGCCCAGGGCGGCCAGAAGGCCCGTGGAGTCTGAGCCGAAGGCGAAATCGTAGCCGTCCTTGGCTTTGATTTGCAGGTGCCCATCGATGATGTCGGCCGTAACGGTTCCGGAAGGGAAAGCGGCATTCACTGCATTCACGACATCCTGCAGCGAATTGGTCGTGCTGAAATTCTTAACCTCCAAATTCGTCGCATCAAAATCGAAATCCAACGGGGAAGACTGGACGATCTGTCCGGTCTGTTCATTGTAGACACTGATGACGAGGTTTCCGGCCGCAAGCTTGTCGCCGAACACCAGCCCGGCCGCGCTCCCCAGCGCTGCGCTCGTTGATCCGACACCGAAGCTGCCGATCACATTCTCGAACCGCTCCATCCCCGTGCCCTGGGAATGAAGGCGGTTCACCTCCCAGGACAGACTTTCGGCGAAGGCGTCGAGCTTTTCCAGGTACCCGCCGATGCCCGCGTCGCGGAACTGGAAATACCCGGCCAGGCTGCCCCCCGTGAGCCGGCGATCGTTGTCCAGCCCGTTGCTCTGGACCTGTGGCGTGATGTTCACCTTGGACGAGGAGGTTTCGTACCAGAACAGGGACTTATTGGGGAGCACCTGAAACGTGTCGCCAGCCTGGAGGCTTGTCCCCGTGCCAATGTCGAACTTCAGGACCCCGCGGCCGTCGGGCATGAGAATGCCGTCCTTGCTCGCGGTAAACTCGGAGTTGCCGCTCTCGTCCTTGAGGAGGGTCTTCCCGCCATCGATGTAGACCTCATACTTCACCACGGAGCCAACCTGGGAAACGATCTTCACCGTGTATTCCGTGGCACTCTCGCCATCATAGGCAATCGAACCCTTGAAAGATGAACCCGACTTCAGGTTCGCAATGGTCTGGGGCGCCTCGAAGGCCAGACGGAAGGAGTTGGACCCGTCCACCAGGGTGTGCCCGGCCGTGGTGGTGATGGTCAGGTTGCCCAGGCCGTTGTCGATGACGTTTATGTCCATCTTCTCGGCGAGCTGCCGGACGAGCTGCGTGCGCTCGTCACGCAGGCCGTTGGCGTTGTTCTTGCCCGTCTCCTCGGTAACAGTGATCTGCCGGTTGAGCTCGGCGATGCCGGTCAGAAGCTTGTTGATGGCGGTGACTTCGGCGGAGATGACGTCATCGGCCCCGTCCTGCAGGCGTTGCAGGTCGCCCTGCACGGACTGCACGGCGCTGACCAGGTTTGCGGCGTGGCCCAGCAGGGCCGACCTGGCGCTCGTGTCCTCGGGATTGGACGCCAGGGTCTGCCAATCTGCCCAGAACGCCGCCAGCGCGGAATTGACGCCGTCGGTGCTCGACTCGTTCAGGACCATCTCCACGTTCTTCAGGTTCTCATAGAGGGTCTGCCAACGCGCTTCATCCGAACTCTTGTCCAGGTACTGCGCCTCGATGAACTCGTCGAAATAGCGGACGACCTCCACGGCGTTGACCCCCGTGCCGAGCTGTCCAGGCGACGAGCTGATGTACATGCCGTCTTCCAGACGCACGGCCTGACGGCTGTAGCCGGGGGTGTTGGCGTTTGAAATGTTGTTGCCGACGACCTCGATGGCCGCCTGGTTGGCGAACAGGGATTTCTTCCCTATTTCGAGCATGGAGCCGATGCCGGCCATTTAGAACCTCCCGCGCAGCAAGGTGGCCGTGGCCGTGCGGTCGCGCCATGTTCCCTTGGCGGTGTAGGTGTTGCGCTCCTTCGGGGCGACTTGACTCTGGAAGTGGCTCAGCAGCGAACCGCTCTGCTTCCACAGGGCCATGGCCAGATCGGCGTTGACCGTGGCCTGGCGGGCGCTCTCCTGCTCGTCGGCGATGATTTTGGCGCGCCACGTCTCGAAAACCCGCCGCTCGACTTCGCCGAGTCCATCCAGAAAGGGCCCGAGCTTGGCGAAACCCGCCCGCTGCAGGGCATCGGCAAGTGACTCGCGCTCGCGGACAAGCTGCCGGATAAGCTCCTGAATGGACATCTCCAGCCCCGCCACCGCGTCGGGCTGCCCCGCGCGCAGGAGCGCGTGCTCTTCCCGCAGGAGCTGACAGAGAAGCTCCGTGCCTCTGGCCTGACGAATGAGACTGCCGAGTGTGATCTGTCGCATGGTGAACTTCCTTCGAAAATACGGACTTTGCTTCGGGTAGGGCAGGAAAGACCTGCCCGCCGCTTGGGCCTCTTCCACGACTGTGCAAATTTCCGACCACCGGGGTGTGCGAGCCTTCAGGGACGCGGCTAAGCGGATTTGCGGCCACAGGGCACGACACTGCGCCGCGCCCTTCCCGGCAAGATTTTCCGGCTCTGTCAGTCGCCGTTCTCCAAATCCATGCGCACCACCCGCAGGGCTTCCTCGAGATCCGAGGACGCCCTGGCCACGGGAGGCTCCGCCGGGGCCGGGCCGTTCGCCTTCTCGATGCTCCGGGCCAGCTGCTCGGCCTGGCGCTGGGCGGTCATGGCGGCCAGGGTTCCGGCCGGGACGTCCTGAACGCGGGCCTCGGCCTGGAGCTTCGAAAGGGCCTTGTGGTCCAGGGGCTTCAAGGGCTTGGCGGAGTCCGTGTCGCGGCTGGCGTTGACGAGACGCTGCGAGAGGTTCTCGTACAGGAGATCCGAGAGGCCGATGCCGCCGCTGCGGGACATCTTGACCGAGAGTTCCTGGTCGAACATGGACAGGTAGCTCTCCTCCTCCTTGGAGTGGAGCATGCCGTCCTTGGGCACCGAGGAGCGCATCTGCTTCCAGATCTGCCCGATGAACACGGCCTCGAAATCCTGGCAGGCCTTGCGGAGCTTGGCCTCGTCCTGGCCCTTGTCGCCGGGTTCGAGATGGGAGCGCAGCTCGCGCAGGCGGTTCTGCAGGCTTTGGCCGCCTTCCTGGGCAGGCAGGGCCGTGGGTGTGAGGAATTCGCTCATGTCGTCTCCCGTGTTAGAGGACCTCGAGATCGGCGTGCAGCGATCCGGCCGACTTCATGGTTCTCAGGATGGAAATGAGGTCGCGCGGCGTGGCCCCGATGGCGTTGAGGCCGTCGACAAGTTCCTGGATGGACGCCCCGTCCATGAGGATGAGGCGGCGCTGCTCCTCCCGCACCCCGACCTGCGTGGACGGCGTGACCACGGTGCGGCCCTGGGCGAAGGCTCCGGGCTGGGAAACCTGCGGCTGTTCGGACACGATGACGTTCAGGTTGCCGTGGGATACGGCCACCTTCGACAAGGTGACGTTGGCCCCGAGGACCACGGTGCCGGTCTTCTCGTCGACCACGACCTTGGCCCGACTGTCGGGACGGACCTCCAGGTTTTCCAGGGAAGCCATGAGGGCCACGATGTTGCCCTGGTACTTCGGCGGAACCTGCAGGCGGACCGTGGACGCGTCCTGCGCCGCGGCGTACTGCCCGCCCATGGCGCGGTTCAGGGTGTCCGTGACCTGCTTGGCCGTGGAGAAATCCTCCACGCCGAGCTGGATGGCCACCTCGGCCTGCTCGTTGAACGAAAAGGGCACGCTGCGCTCCACCACCGCTCCACCGGGGATGCGTCCCACGGTGGTGATGTTCTTGGTGGCCGAGGCCGCCTCGCCGCTGGCGGAAAACCCGCCCACGGCCAGGGGACCCTGGCACAGGGCGTAGACGTTGCCGTCGACGCCCTTGAGGGG
Encoded proteins:
- the flgM gene encoding flagellar biosynthesis anti-sigma factor FlgM, translating into MTINTITTKVSGYESHRLEQLEQKHQEAQKAAANQEGANDRISISEEGRLKAAAFKTAQESDGVRADKVSDIKARIEAGEYKPEGKDIAASLVRQELDVWG
- the csrA gene encoding carbon storage regulator CsrA yields the protein MLILSRRPGESVHLGDDIKITILSIKGQQIKIGLDVPEHMPVYREELYQKVQNQNASALELDNHDLMMAAALWTSTDRR
- the fliW gene encoding flagellar assembly protein FliW, which encodes MDKHRQTINTRIGSITVSLDKTIRFPRGLIGFESLREFALVEFKPGSPFHFLQSMEMPGMGMMLADPFSFLPGYEIRLASVEERILRIRSVSDLFILVSVTVPKGDPEGCTLNLTGPICVNVQERLGLQSPQTDLPYPSRVLLRDLDGGDRRLANS
- the flgL gene encoding flagellar hook-associated protein FlgL is translated as MRVSLRNQYSSFLFNLQNTQSRLMELNMQASSQKRINKPSDDPVGTARVLDYRSSLSAINQYRANIDTATGWLNLADESMLQSSAILTKLKGLAEQGSTGTMTASDREATAYEVRQLFSQLVNLGNTRYEGKSIFGGQKFEQNAFEEGLMVYDEDGKSLGLASGAASRSIVVQFIGNEGDTATVGDAAIPCRYSSDGGKTWTTGSVGTGGVLDMGGVSLQLPKGRVLDLSPETNTNRTTGSWLTVAPTAVYKGDHESQSAVKYTAGGLDVVAEPLGGFERDVDVVVAASGTDLAITVSAQVNGSPETWTTTMPDSRPLLLETPYGAVRLSGTNLVGAEFTVKSGSTGVVKMGSALNAEGRGLFDGDVMVRMENTITIGTGGTINYSYSTDGGGTWLSGHSVSNSTPPNPGDPVKPVELLVPGGKLVLSGRGSEFGLEAGDQFVIHPQTAAHEVEISAGQYVQLNNIGSEVFGGYYEHGSQPAFGDSAGEKNIFVAVGKLVAALENNDQQGCAEALNSLKTSQEHFTTQLASVGARENRLEVADTVLSGLGLNETERMSNIEDVDLASLLTELANQQLSYETVLKSSSMIMKMSLVNYL
- the flgN gene encoding flagellar export chaperone FlgN, encoding MRQITLGSLIRQARGTELLCQLLREEHALLRAGQPDAVAGLEMSIQELIRQLVRERESLADALQRAGFAKLGPFLDGLGEVERRVFETWRAKIIADEQESARQATVNADLAMALWKQSGSLLSHFQSQVAPKERNTYTAKGTWRDRTATATLLRGRF
- a CDS encoding rod-binding protein yields the protein MSEFLTPTALPAQEGGQSLQNRLRELRSHLEPGDKGQDEAKLRKACQDFEAVFIGQIWKQMRSSVPKDGMLHSKEEESYLSMFDQELSVKMSRSGGIGLSDLLYENLSQRLVNASRDTDSAKPLKPLDHKALSKLQAEARVQDVPAGTLAAMTAQRQAEQLARSIEKANGPAPAEPPVARASSDLEEALRVVRMDLENGD
- a CDS encoding DVU0524 family FlgM-associated protein, translated to MTVNPFLVKNVVRTYDQHQDTGRRIARFKKYMDRAGQGDSVSISKEAKRRQLVEKVAREIVDNLIGSDSTNPVVRDIKQQLMSEFGGDMVFRYPADGSGLQVLKKTEQGVSELTNGQKDVFMRRLWEIALSRVNETML
- the flgK gene encoding flagellar hook-associated protein FlgK: MAGIGSMLEIGKKSLFANQAAIEVVGNNISNANTPGYSRQAVRLEDGMYISSSPGQLGTGVNAVEVVRYFDEFIEAQYLDKSSDEARWQTLYENLKNVEMVLNESSTDGVNSALAAFWADWQTLASNPEDTSARSALLGHAANLVSAVQSVQGDLQRLQDGADDVISAEVTAINKLLTGIAELNRQITVTEETGKNNANGLRDERTQLVRQLAEKMDINVIDNGLGNLTITTTAGHTLVDGSNSFRLAFEAPQTIANLKSGSSFKGSIAYDGESATEYTVKIVSQVGSVVKYEVYIDGGKTLLKDESGNSEFTASKDGILMPDGRGVLKFDIGTGTSLQAGDTFQVLPNKSLFWYETSSSKVNITPQVQSNGLDNDRRLTGGSLAGYFQFRDAGIGGYLEKLDAFAESLSWEVNRLHSQGTGMERFENVIGSFGVGSTSAALGSAAGLVFGDKLAAGNLVISVYNEQTGQIVQSSPLDFDFDATNLEVKNFSTTNSLQDVVNAVNAAFPSGTVTADIIDGHLQIKAKDGYDFAFGSDSTGLLAALGINTFFEGANAGDLAINSTILGNIAYINTGHVNGAGEMNEGDNTTAKAIAALQSASVSTRTQSEGTTQQTLGEYYSTIVAKAGSDTQSAKFNYEYNEALATDLLSRQESVSGVNLDEEMTNLIKFQHAYTAAAKLITTAESMLQVLLGLKQ
- a CDS encoding flagellar basal body P-ring protein FlgI encodes the protein MCGPSSLRAGLVRFVIIVVLAAFCGPAYGARLKDIATFGGVRSNDLVGYGLVVGLPGTGDKSGSRFTVQSMANMLEGMGVKVDRSALKPKNVAAVMVTVKMPASSRPGSRLDATVSSVGDAASLLGGVLLLTPLKGVDGNVYALCQGPLAVGGFSASGEAASATKNITTVGRIPGGAVVERSVPFSFNEQAEVAIQLGVEDFSTAKQVTDTLNRAMGGQYAAAQDASTVRLQVPPKYQGNIVALMASLENLEVRPDSRAKVVVDEKTGTVVLGANVTLSKVAVSHGNLNVIVSEQPQVSQPGAFAQGRTVVTPSTQVGVREEQRRLILMDGASIQELVDGLNAIGATPRDLISILRTMKSAGSLHADLEVL
- a CDS encoding NAD(+)/NADH kinase; protein product: MGKIITKIVIVHSSGNELAHGMAGQIRDWLFHEGRSARIVETSREAAPPAETWAGAEMILTLGGDGTLLAVARAVQDLSIPILGLNLGTVGFLSEMSPTDWRDSLTAILRGEYDMSLRLVISFHVVRRGQEFYKGYAINDLVISCGSLARMIRLDMWYGNDHLGTVRADGMIVSTPTGSSGYSISAGGPLIYPELNVFALTPICPFLHAFRPMVMPFEKDLRVLVRDADVDVYLTQDGQTGVVLAPGDNVIASRAEKPLNLIRPLHSHYAHKLKSKGFVRES